In a single window of the Drosophila subpulchrella strain 33 F10 #4 breed RU33 chromosome X, RU_Dsub_v1.1 Primary Assembly, whole genome shotgun sequence genome:
- the LOC119558304 gene encoding putative uncharacterized protein DDB_G0287113, whose amino-acid sequence MGVIYKILKQQRSMDLSLSSATRCKVQAAIKQRQQQRRLEDHLVREQEQDQDQDPDHIEKDKEEVAEQQLQQLCRFLAENAARKKRQRFKLQYQCDLAADRDHDQDQEPEKEHFPPPPHEMDLEFIEQLHQSSSATNTSSAGPAPRDSILQKIRHQIFERKRQRQRQLAELVQQRLVVWRPW is encoded by the exons ATGGGCGTCATCTACAAGATACTGAAGCAGCAACGCAGCATGGATCTCAGCCTGAGCTCGGCCACCAGGTGCAAGGTGCAGGCGGCCATCAAGCAGCGCCAGCAGCAGCGCCGCCTGGAGGATCATCTGGTgcgggagcaggagcaggaccAGGACCAAGATCCGGATCACATCGAGAAGGACAAGGAGGAGGTGGCCgagcagcaactgcagcagctgTGCCGGTTTCTAGCTGAAAATGCGGCACGAAAGAAG CGCCAACGTTTCAAGCTGCAATACCAGTGCGATCTGGCCGCAGATCGGGATCACGACCAGGATCAGGAGCCGGAGAAGGAGCACTTTCCACCGCCGCCCCACGAGATGGACCTGGAGTTCATCGAGCAGCTGCACCAATCCTCGTCTGCCACAAACACGAGTTCAGCTGGGCCGGCACCACGTGATAGCATCCTGCAGAAGATTCGCCACCAGATCTTCGAGAGAAAGCGGCAGAGGCAGCGCCAGTTGGCGGAACTGGTCCAGCAGCGACTGGTGGTGTGGCGACCGTGGTAG
- the LOC119557446 gene encoding probable G-protein coupled receptor B0563.6 isoform X1, which yields MSPDYFYTQFLGDSGALRPGPLYLHKLNSVRSRGFIGGTMITRLYNTEEDPAYCSFIWGSNLTSSAEVLAANATSVFGSDLRDDFYRDVEDPRTESLREYCYGLVLPIICAMGIIGNVLNLIVLTRRNMRGTAYIYMRAYSTAALLAIVFAIPFGIRMLVHKDRGQWEEFGPAFYTAHLELYLGNGCLGVGVMMLLVLTIERYVSVCHPGFARPVMGPPGVVVFLTCLATVIVYLPSIFRGELIKCIFGSSDVYVYLRRDNTIYQQTIFYRVYKIMLEVIFKLVPTLVIGGLNMRIMMVYRRTCERRRQMVLSRPHAHGYLKDDDPRKFAEERRLFLLLGSTSILFLVCVSPMAILHMTIASEVYPSFPFQVFRASANLLELINYSLTFYIYCLFSEDFRNTLVRTIKWPWLKGKFCHQAEHEVSGSPPATAGTVAVAGIGIGAGTGTGNGPGTSSRSKCNFHPAIPALTLTPAEPEDHPRLANGVLH from the exons ATGAGCCCAGACTATTTTTACACGCAATTTCTCGGGGATTCGGGTGCTCTGCGCCCGGGCCCGCTTTACTTACACAAATTAAACTCGGTTCGCAGCAGAGGCTTCATCGGAGGAACTATGATAACGAGACTCTATAACACCGAAGAGGATCCCGCCTACTGCTCGTTCATCTGGGGGTCCAATCTGACCAGCAGCGCCGAGGTCCTGGCGGCCAATGCCACGTCCGTCTTTGGCAGCGACCTGCGGGACGACTTCTATCGG GATGTGGAGGATCCGCGGACCGAATCGCTGAGGGAGTACTGCTACGGGCTGGTGCTGCCCATCATCTGCGCCATGGGCATCATAGGCAACGTGCTCAACCTGATTGTGCTCACCAGGCGCAACATGCGTGGCACCGCCTACATCTACATGAGGG CCTACTCCACCGCCGCCCTGTTGGCCATCGTGTTCGCCATCCCCTTCGGCATCCGCATGCTGGTGCACAAGGATCGGGGCCAGTGGGAGGAGTTTGGGCCCGCCTTCTACACCGCCCACTTGGAGCTTTATTTGGGCAACGGCTGTTTGG GCGTCGGCGTAATGATGTTACTAGTGCTGACCATCGAGCGTTACGTGTCCGTGTGCCACCCCGGATTCGCTAGACCGGTGATGGGACCACCAGG CGTTGTGGTCTTCCTCACCTGCTTGGCCACGGTGATCGTCTACCTACCGAGCATTTTCCGCGGCGAGCTGATCAAGTGCATCTTCGGCTCGAGCGACGTCTATGTGTACTTGCGGCGCGACAATACGATCTACCAGCAGACCATCTTCTACCGCGTCTACAAGATCATGCTGGAGGTGATCTTCAAGCTGGTGCCCACTCTAGTGATCGGGGGCCTCAACATGCGCATCATGATGGTCTATCGGCGCACCTGCGAGCGCCGCAGGCAGATGGTCCTGAGCCGCCCCCACGCCCACGGATATTTAAAGGACGACGATCCCCGCAAGTTCGCCGAGGAGCGGCGATTGTTCCTGCTGCTCGGCAGCACCTCGATCTTGTTCCTCGTCTGCGTCTCGCCCATGGCCATTCTCCACATGACGATCGCCTCGGAGGTCTACCCGAGCTTCCCCTTCCAGGTGTTCCGGGCCAGCGCCAATCTGCTGGAGCTGATCAACTACTCGCTGACCTTCTACATCTACTGCTTGTTCAGCGAGGACTTCCGCAACACCCTGGTGCGGACCATCAAGTGGCCCTGGCTCAAGGGCAAGTTCTGCCACCAGGCCGAGCACGAGGTGAGTGGCAGTCCACCGGCAACCGCCGGGACTGTAGCCGTAgccggaatcggaatcggagcAGGAACCGGAACCGGAAACGGACCGGGAACCTCATCCCGATCTAAATGTAATTTTCATCCGGCAATACCGGCGCTGACTCTCACCCCCGCAGAACCCGAGGACCACCCCCGGCTTGCCAATGGCGTGCTTCACTAA
- the LOC119558371 gene encoding enhancer of split mgamma protein, with protein MSSIKEQESTGPRTGAMSRTQQYRKVLKPLLERKRRARINRCVEDLKNLLKDLIHMDAEAMAKMEKADILELTVYHLHRQHRPAATPTTPSVCEPLTEQIATERYWSGFRHCALEVSRFLQRNNCQLNSKFVEEMEKLVPFEQLFWRPW; from the exons ATGTCGAGTATCAAGGAGCAGGAGTCCACTGGACCGAGGACGGGGGCCATGTCCAGGACTCAGCAGTATCGCAAGGTGCTGAAGCCACTGCTGGAGAGGAAGAGAAGGGCTCGCATCAACCGCTGCGTGGAGGATCTGAAGAACCTGCTCAAGGACCTGATCCATATG GATGCTGAAGCTATGGCCAAAATGGAGAAGGCTGACATTCTGGAGCTGACCGTTTATCACCTGCACAGGCAGCACCGCCCtgcagccacgcccactacgCCCTCTGTCTGCGAACCGCTGACCGAGCAAATAGCCACGGAGCGGTACTGGAGCGGTTTTCGACATTGCGCCCTGGAAGTATCCCGCTTTTTGCAACGCAACAACTGTCAGCTCAACTCCAAGTTCGTTGAGGAAATGGAGAAGCTTGTGCCCTTCGAACAACTTTTCTGGCGGCCATGGTAG
- the LOC119557446 gene encoding probable G-protein coupled receptor B0563.6 isoform X2 has product MSPDYFYTQFLGDSGALRPGPLYLHKLNSVRSRGFIGGTMITRLYNTEEDPAYCSFIWGSNLTSSAEVLAANATSVFGSDLRDDFYRDVEDPRTESLREYCYGLVLPIICAMGIIGNVLNLIVLTRRNMRGTAYIYMRAYSTAALLAIVFAIPFGIRMLVHKDRGQWEEFGPAFYTAHLELYLGNGCLGVGVMMLLVLTIERYVSVCHPGFARPVMGPPGVVVFLTCLATVIVYLPSIFRGELIKCIFGSSDVYVYLRRDNTIYQQTIFYRVYKIMLEVIFKLVPTLVIGGLNMRIMMVYRRTCERRRQMVLSRPHAHGYLKDDDPRKFAEERRLFLLLGSTSILFLVCVSPMAILHMTIASEVYPSFPFQVFRASANLLELINYSLTFYIYCLFSEDFRNTLVRTIKWPWLKGKFCHQAEHENPRTTPGLPMACFTKVDKGHQKHHITTTSGLGRSSSI; this is encoded by the exons ATGAGCCCAGACTATTTTTACACGCAATTTCTCGGGGATTCGGGTGCTCTGCGCCCGGGCCCGCTTTACTTACACAAATTAAACTCGGTTCGCAGCAGAGGCTTCATCGGAGGAACTATGATAACGAGACTCTATAACACCGAAGAGGATCCCGCCTACTGCTCGTTCATCTGGGGGTCCAATCTGACCAGCAGCGCCGAGGTCCTGGCGGCCAATGCCACGTCCGTCTTTGGCAGCGACCTGCGGGACGACTTCTATCGG GATGTGGAGGATCCGCGGACCGAATCGCTGAGGGAGTACTGCTACGGGCTGGTGCTGCCCATCATCTGCGCCATGGGCATCATAGGCAACGTGCTCAACCTGATTGTGCTCACCAGGCGCAACATGCGTGGCACCGCCTACATCTACATGAGGG CCTACTCCACCGCCGCCCTGTTGGCCATCGTGTTCGCCATCCCCTTCGGCATCCGCATGCTGGTGCACAAGGATCGGGGCCAGTGGGAGGAGTTTGGGCCCGCCTTCTACACCGCCCACTTGGAGCTTTATTTGGGCAACGGCTGTTTGG GCGTCGGCGTAATGATGTTACTAGTGCTGACCATCGAGCGTTACGTGTCCGTGTGCCACCCCGGATTCGCTAGACCGGTGATGGGACCACCAGG CGTTGTGGTCTTCCTCACCTGCTTGGCCACGGTGATCGTCTACCTACCGAGCATTTTCCGCGGCGAGCTGATCAAGTGCATCTTCGGCTCGAGCGACGTCTATGTGTACTTGCGGCGCGACAATACGATCTACCAGCAGACCATCTTCTACCGCGTCTACAAGATCATGCTGGAGGTGATCTTCAAGCTGGTGCCCACTCTAGTGATCGGGGGCCTCAACATGCGCATCATGATGGTCTATCGGCGCACCTGCGAGCGCCGCAGGCAGATGGTCCTGAGCCGCCCCCACGCCCACGGATATTTAAAGGACGACGATCCCCGCAAGTTCGCCGAGGAGCGGCGATTGTTCCTGCTGCTCGGCAGCACCTCGATCTTGTTCCTCGTCTGCGTCTCGCCCATGGCCATTCTCCACATGACGATCGCCTCGGAGGTCTACCCGAGCTTCCCCTTCCAGGTGTTCCGGGCCAGCGCCAATCTGCTGGAGCTGATCAACTACTCGCTGACCTTCTACATCTACTGCTTGTTCAGCGAGGACTTCCGCAACACCCTGGTGCGGACCATCAAGTGGCCCTGGCTCAAGGGCAAGTTCTGCCACCAGGCCGAGCACGAG AACCCGAGGACCACCCCCGGCTTGCCAATGGCGTGCTTCACTAAGGTGGACAAGGGCCATCAGAAGCACCACATTACCACCACCTCGGGCCTGGGACGATCGAGTAGCATTTAG
- the LOC119557446 gene encoding probable G-protein coupled receptor B0563.6 isoform X3 — protein MITRLYNTEEDPAYCSFIWGSNLTSSAEVLAANATSVFGSDLRDDFYRDVEDPRTESLREYCYGLVLPIICAMGIIGNVLNLIVLTRRNMRGTAYIYMRAYSTAALLAIVFAIPFGIRMLVHKDRGQWEEFGPAFYTAHLELYLGNGCLGVGVMMLLVLTIERYVSVCHPGFARPVMGPPGVVVFLTCLATVIVYLPSIFRGELIKCIFGSSDVYVYLRRDNTIYQQTIFYRVYKIMLEVIFKLVPTLVIGGLNMRIMMVYRRTCERRRQMVLSRPHAHGYLKDDDPRKFAEERRLFLLLGSTSILFLVCVSPMAILHMTIASEVYPSFPFQVFRASANLLELINYSLTFYIYCLFSEDFRNTLVRTIKWPWLKGKFCHQAEHEVSGSPPATAGTVAVAGIGIGAGTGTGNGPGTSSRSKCNFHPAIPALTLTPAEPEDHPRLANGVLH, from the exons ATGATAACGAGACTCTATAACACCGAAGAGGATCCCGCCTACTGCTCGTTCATCTGGGGGTCCAATCTGACCAGCAGCGCCGAGGTCCTGGCGGCCAATGCCACGTCCGTCTTTGGCAGCGACCTGCGGGACGACTTCTATCGG GATGTGGAGGATCCGCGGACCGAATCGCTGAGGGAGTACTGCTACGGGCTGGTGCTGCCCATCATCTGCGCCATGGGCATCATAGGCAACGTGCTCAACCTGATTGTGCTCACCAGGCGCAACATGCGTGGCACCGCCTACATCTACATGAGGG CCTACTCCACCGCCGCCCTGTTGGCCATCGTGTTCGCCATCCCCTTCGGCATCCGCATGCTGGTGCACAAGGATCGGGGCCAGTGGGAGGAGTTTGGGCCCGCCTTCTACACCGCCCACTTGGAGCTTTATTTGGGCAACGGCTGTTTGG GCGTCGGCGTAATGATGTTACTAGTGCTGACCATCGAGCGTTACGTGTCCGTGTGCCACCCCGGATTCGCTAGACCGGTGATGGGACCACCAGG CGTTGTGGTCTTCCTCACCTGCTTGGCCACGGTGATCGTCTACCTACCGAGCATTTTCCGCGGCGAGCTGATCAAGTGCATCTTCGGCTCGAGCGACGTCTATGTGTACTTGCGGCGCGACAATACGATCTACCAGCAGACCATCTTCTACCGCGTCTACAAGATCATGCTGGAGGTGATCTTCAAGCTGGTGCCCACTCTAGTGATCGGGGGCCTCAACATGCGCATCATGATGGTCTATCGGCGCACCTGCGAGCGCCGCAGGCAGATGGTCCTGAGCCGCCCCCACGCCCACGGATATTTAAAGGACGACGATCCCCGCAAGTTCGCCGAGGAGCGGCGATTGTTCCTGCTGCTCGGCAGCACCTCGATCTTGTTCCTCGTCTGCGTCTCGCCCATGGCCATTCTCCACATGACGATCGCCTCGGAGGTCTACCCGAGCTTCCCCTTCCAGGTGTTCCGGGCCAGCGCCAATCTGCTGGAGCTGATCAACTACTCGCTGACCTTCTACATCTACTGCTTGTTCAGCGAGGACTTCCGCAACACCCTGGTGCGGACCATCAAGTGGCCCTGGCTCAAGGGCAAGTTCTGCCACCAGGCCGAGCACGAGGTGAGTGGCAGTCCACCGGCAACCGCCGGGACTGTAGCCGTAgccggaatcggaatcggagcAGGAACCGGAACCGGAAACGGACCGGGAACCTCATCCCGATCTAAATGTAATTTTCATCCGGCAATACCGGCGCTGACTCTCACCCCCGCAGAACCCGAGGACCACCCCCGGCTTGCCAATGGCGTGCTTCACTAA